A region of the Fibrobacter succinogenes genome:
CTTTTCGGAAAGCTCCATCATGATGTCTAACATGTCTTTTGCTTTGGACGTGTAAGAAATCATGAGCATATCGTTACCTGCGTCAATGAGAGCAGAGACGAGGCGCTTGAAATCTTTATCTGGGTAGGCTTTGCGCGGTGAAATTTGCGTTTTGCCACTGGCCCAGGTGCGAAGCGAAGTGCCCCAGATGTCGTCGGTAAGCGTGACCATGTCCGGGAATCCGCGACGGGCCATTTTTACAATGTTGGCGTCAAAGACGGCGGGACGGCTGGAAATGCGCAAGAAGTGAACGCTTGACACCATCGTGACGGGGATGTCTTTGGATAGCGTTCTGAAAAAGCTTATGTTCTTGTCAATGGTTTCTTTGGGCGAGGCGCTGATAGCGATTTGCGAGTCACTGTTGGTCCAGGAGTCGTAACCGGGGAAGTGCTTTGAAACGCAGACGATGCCGTTGTCGCGCATGCCGTTGACAAATGCTCTTACTTTATATGCGTTTGATGTGTCGTTGCCCCACGAGCGGCGGCCCTCTTCCATGAAAGAATTGGATCCGCGGTGGTCCTTGGACGGGTCCAAAACAGGCGCTAGATTCATATTGATCTTGATGCTTTTTAGGGTTTGTCCGATTTTTGTAGAAATCTTGCGGATTTTTACGGAATCCATATAGCGCATTTCGCGGGCGCTTGGGGTGTTTCGCCAATGGTCGGAATACGATGACAATCGGTTGACGAGACCGCCTTCTTGGTCGGTGGCGACTAACAGTGGAATTTTAATGTTGCTGTCGATGTGGTTCATTCGCTCCATGTAACTGTCAACACTGCGGAGGTGCTTGCCAGTGATGAGTACGCCGCCGAGCTCGTTTTCAATGACGAATTGGGACGAGGTGAGGAACACCATAATCATTTGCCCCGCTTTTTGGCGGAGATTCATGGATTCCCATAAAGGCATAAGTGCGTTTGGCAAACCGTAAGGATTTTTGCCTTTGTAGGCGGCGCTTGACGACGATGTTGCTGCTGAAGATGAGCTAAACTGCGCGGCACTTGACTGCGCTGGGCTAGATAACTGCGAAGCGCTTGATTGCGCTATTGTTGTGGAGGACCGCGTCGCACTTGAGGATTGCACAGAACTTGAAGACGGCGCGCTTTCGGCGGAAGATTGCGCGATGGATGAAGAAGACTGTGTGGTTGCCGAAGATGAACTAAATGGCGCGGCACTTGATAACTGCGCTTTGGCCGATGAATACTGCGCAATGGCAGATGAAGACTGTGCTATTGCCGATGAAGACTGAGCAAAACTTGCAGAGTCTTTGATGGCGCGGATTGGCGAAGTGGCTTGTTGTTTGACGGAATCTGCTAATGGATTTATGAGGGTAAAGCGGCTTTCGGGCAAACCGTCAGAATGGGCTATCGAAAAAGCTCCCAAAAACGCAATGATAAATAAAATCCTTAGGTACATGCTTTAGAGGTATGAGGTATGGGGTCGCGACTTTGTCGCTTTGAGGTGAGAGATGTTTAAAAGTCTTGTGAATTTTGCCTTTGACTCAGAGTGCGAAGCACGACCTCATTCCTCAAAGGCTCGTAGAGCCGACCTCACTCCTCTTTTTTCTTCACGAATCGGCGCGGTTTGAATTCTCGTGGCGGGAACTCAAATTTGAGCTTGCCTTTGACAAGTGTGAGGTAAGCATCAAACAGGCGGCGAGTCTTGTTGCTGCGGAAACCCTTGATAAGCGAAGTCTTTTCGCCGGCGAGCAATTTCTTGATTTCGTCCAGCGGGAGTTCCTTGCCCAAAAGAATTTTTGGGAGCGTGATGCCGCTCGGTTCCTTTTTTACGTAGCTTTCGGAGACATAACCCGTGAGCGTTTCGTAGACGTCGGAACCGTCAACAGGTGACTTGCCGATAACTTCACCGAGTTCAATTTCTTCGGGCTTTTCGTCAAAGACGAATTCGATTTTGTTTTCGTCGTTGATGGTCAGCACTGCAGAAAATTCGGCGCCCTTCTTACTGCGGAATCCGGTAAGCGGTCCGATTTTGCGCTTGGTCAAAAGCTCGATGATTTCGCTTTCGCTAAGGTGCTTGCCGCCGACAATCTTTCGGATCACGATGCCATCTTCTGTCCTGTAGCGGCTCACTGTTTCGAAGACTTTTTTGCCGTTCACGGGGCTAAAGCTTGCTTCGTTTTCGGTATCGTCTTCCTTGAATCCTTTGATGTTTTTCACCATGGTCTTGGTCATTTCGACGATGCCGTTCATGAACGCTTCGCGCGATTCCTTGCCCTTGCTGATGAGGTCCATCTTGTATTCCCATTCGCCGGTGAGTTCTGGGCTGGTGAGGGCTTCGCAGTTCATGGCAGAAAGGACTTTGATGAGGTCGAATGCCTTTGCGGTCGGGATCATTTCCTTGCCGTCGCGGATAACGTACTTGTCGCTCACGAGCTTTTCGATAATGGCGGCTCGTGTGGCCGGCGTTCCAAGGCCGCGTTCCTTCATGGCGTCGCGCAGTTCGTCATCTTCGACGAGCTTACCGGCGCTTTCCATCATCGACAAAAGCGTGCTTTCGGTGTAGTGTGCAGGCGGCTTGGTGAAGTCTTCCTTGGCGTCAATTTCGAGCGTCTTGGCGGTGTTGCCGTTCAGCTTCGGGATGTTGGAATCTTCGTCGGATTCCTTGCCGTATATCGCTTTGAATCCCGGATCCACGAGAATCTTGCCTTCGGTAATGAACGTTTCATTTTCGACGGTTGTGATGCGGGTTGTGTTCAAGTACTGTGCCGGCGGGAAGAATACAGCGATAAAGCGCTGGCAAATCATCGTGTAGATTTTTTCTTCGGCTTCGCTTAAGCCCTTTGGTGCAACACCTGTCGGGATAATGGCAAAGTGGTCCGAAATTTTGGAATTGTCAAAGACCTTTGGCGTGCGCTTCACGTAGTTCTTGTCGAGCGCTTCCTGGGCGAACTTGGCGAGCGGGCCTTCGATTTTTCCGAGTGTTGCCTTCACTGGTGCCACGTAGTCTTCGGGCAGGCAGCGGCTGTCGGTACGCGGGTATGTGGTCGCTTTGTAATGTTCGTAAAGCGATTGCGCAATCGAGAGCGTCGTCTTGGCGCTGAATCCAAAGCGATTGTTTGCTTCGCGCTGGAGCGTGGTGAGGTCGTAAAGCTGTCCGCATTTTTGCTGGCTCGGGGCGGTGGTCTCTTCGATGGAGCCAGTCTTCCCCTTGCACTTCGCGAGGATTTCTTGAGCGCGGGTCTCGTCAAAAATCTGCTTGATGCGATCCTTGCCGTTTTCTTTATCGGTGGCGAACCACTTGCCTTGGTAACCGGCGCCTGCGTTGTCGAATTCGGCTTCGATGGTCCAGAACTTTTGCGGTTTAAAGCGGTTGCGTTCTTCTTCGCGCTTTACGATGATGGCTAGTGTCGGCGTCTGCACGCGGCCGCACGGCGTAATCTGGAACCCGCCCATGGAACTATTGTAGGCGGTGAGGCCGCGACTTCCGTTCATGCCTACAAGCCAGTCGGCTTCGCTGCGGCAAAGGGCGGCGTTGCGCAAGTTCACCATGTCTTCTTCGGTGCGCAGGTGCTCGAATGCATCCTGGATGGCTGCTGGCGTCATGCTCTGCATCCAAAGTCTCTTGAACGTCTTGCCCTTGAAGTTCCCCTTGAGGATGTAATCCACAATGTAGTAGAAAATCAGTTCACCTTCGCGGCCCGCATCGCACGCGTTAATAATAGTCGTCACGTCCTTGCGCTTGATGAGTTTTCCTAAAGCGCTGAGGTGCGCCTTGGTGGTGGGGAGGGCTACAAGCGGGAATTTTTCGGGGAGCATGGGGAGCGTTTTCATGTCCCATGCTTTGTAGCGTTCGTCAATATCTTTGGGATCGGCAATTCCAACAAGATGGCCAATCGCATGGCTAACGATGGTCGAATCACTTTCGTAGTAGGCGGTTTCTTTCTTGAATGTCTTGGCGCCGAGTACTTTGACCAAGTCTGCTGCTACGCTTGGTTTTTCTGCGATAATAAGGGTCTTGCCTTCAGCAGCTGGTTTTGCAACTCTTGTTGCTGTCTTGGTGGCGGTCTTCTTTGTAGTGGTCTTGGTTGTCGCCTTTGTTGTCGTTTTAGTCGTTGCCATTTTTATTTCCACTTGAATCGTCCGAACAGTCCGAACAGTACGGCCAGTACGGTAAAGGGGGCGTGTATGAATTCAACTGGGATGCACCACTTGAGGAGGTGTTCTTGCTTGAATATTTTGAGCCCGCGAATAATGAGTACCATGTCGCCGATGCATTTGCAAATTATCGCAATCAATGTGGCGACGAATATTTTAAAGCTGAATATCGAAAGCACCGCAGTT
Encoded here:
- a CDS encoding glycoside hydrolase family 3 protein, with protein sequence MYLRILFIIAFLGAFSIAHSDGLPESRFTLINPLADSVKQQATSPIRAIKDSASFAQSSSAIAQSSSAIAQYSSAKAQLSSAAPFSSSSATTQSSSSIAQSSAESAPSSSSVQSSSATRSSTTIAQSSASQLSSPAQSSAAQFSSSSAATSSSSAAYKGKNPYGLPNALMPLWESMNLRQKAGQMIMVFLTSSQFVIENELGGVLITGKHLRSVDSYMERMNHIDSNIKIPLLVATDQEGGLVNRLSSYSDHWRNTPSAREMRYMDSVKIRKISTKIGQTLKSIKINMNLAPVLDPSKDHRGSNSFMEEGRRSWGNDTSNAYKVRAFVNGMRDNGIVCVSKHFPGYDSWTNSDSQIAISASPKETIDKNISFFRTLSKDIPVTMVSSVHFLRISSRPAVFDANIVKMARRGFPDMVTLTDDIWGTSLRTWASGKTQISPRKAYPDKDFKRLVSALIDAGNDMLMISYTSKAKDMLDIMMELSEKNSKYKRHIEESAARILKLKYKMGLLKK
- a CDS encoding DNA topoisomerase III is translated as MATTKTTTKATTKTTTKKTATKTATRVAKPAAEGKTLIIAEKPSVAADLVKVLGAKTFKKETAYYESDSTIVSHAIGHLVGIADPKDIDERYKAWDMKTLPMLPEKFPLVALPTTKAHLSALGKLIKRKDVTTIINACDAGREGELIFYYIVDYILKGNFKGKTFKRLWMQSMTPAAIQDAFEHLRTEEDMVNLRNAALCRSEADWLVGMNGSRGLTAYNSSMGGFQITPCGRVQTPTLAIIVKREEERNRFKPQKFWTIEAEFDNAGAGYQGKWFATDKENGKDRIKQIFDETRAQEILAKCKGKTGSIEETTAPSQQKCGQLYDLTTLQREANNRFGFSAKTTLSIAQSLYEHYKATTYPRTDSRCLPEDYVAPVKATLGKIEGPLAKFAQEALDKNYVKRTPKVFDNSKISDHFAIIPTGVAPKGLSEAEEKIYTMICQRFIAVFFPPAQYLNTTRITTVENETFITEGKILVDPGFKAIYGKESDEDSNIPKLNGNTAKTLEIDAKEDFTKPPAHYTESTLLSMMESAGKLVEDDELRDAMKERGLGTPATRAAIIEKLVSDKYVIRDGKEMIPTAKAFDLIKVLSAMNCEALTSPELTGEWEYKMDLISKGKESREAFMNGIVEMTKTMVKNIKGFKEDDTENEASFSPVNGKKVFETVSRYRTEDGIVIRKIVGGKHLSESEIIELLTKRKIGPLTGFRSKKGAEFSAVLTINDENKIEFVFDEKPEEIELGEVIGKSPVDGSDVYETLTGYVSESYVKKEPSGITLPKILLGKELPLDEIKKLLAGEKTSLIKGFRSNKTRRLFDAYLTLVKGKLKFEFPPREFKPRRFVKKKEE